ACGATATCGGTAACGCGGGCGCCACGGGCGCGCATGGCGGTGAACGCAGCATGACCGGGCGTGTCCAGGAAGGTGACCGAGCCGTGGTCGGTCTTCACCTGATAGGCGCCGATGTGCTGGGTGATGCCGCCCGCCTCGCTGGCCGCCACGCGGCTTTTGCGGATATGGTCGAGCAGCGAGGTCTTGCCGTGGTCCACATGGCCCATGATGGTGACCACAGGCGCCCGGGGCAACAACTCGGCGGTTTCCTCGTCCGCCATGCTGGCCATGATCTCAGCCTCCAGGTTGTCCTCCGCCTGGGCGATGGCCTTGTGCCCCATCTCCTCAACCACCAGGATCGCGGTGTCCTGGTCCAGGGTCTGGTTGATGGTGGCCATGACCCCCATCTTGGTGATCAAGGTCTTGATGACTTCCGTCGCCTTGACCGACATGCGCAGGGCCAGGTCGGAAACGCTGATGGACTCCGGCACTTGCACGTCACGCACCACCGGAGCGGTGGGCTTCTCGAAACCATGCCGCTGCTCCGGCATGACCACAGGACCCCGCGACTTGCCCTTCTTGAGCTTGCCCCGGCGATCATCCAGATCCGGTCCTTCGCGACCTTCCTCCCGCCTGACCGACTTGTCGCCAAATGAGGGAGCCTTCTTCTTACCACGCTTGAGATCCTCCGCCGCCTTGGCAGGTGGCGGCGCGGCTGGCCGGACCGGGGGCGCGACGGCAGGTATTGGGACAGGCGGGGGAGGCGGGGGCGCCACGGGCTCCGGCGCGGCCCTCTCGACCACGGGAGGCTGCGGTACGGGCATGGGTTCCGCCTCTTTGGCCGCTTTTTCTTCAGCGCGCTGACGCTCCAGAAGCTCGCTGGCCTCGCGGGCCTTGCGCTCTTCCTCCAGGGCCTGCTGACGTTGCGCCTCCTCGCGCTGCAGGCGCAAGGTTTCCTGCGCCTCCAACTCGCGCTGCTGGTCTTCCAGAGCCTGGCGCGCCTTTTCCGCCTCCTGCCGGCGCTCGCTGGACTCGGGCAGTTCGCTGCGCTTGATGTAGGTTCGCTTCTTGCGCACCTCCACACTCACCGTCTTGACGCCTTTTCCAGGCACCTTGCCCTGCTTCAGCTCACTGACCGTGCGCCGCTGCAAGGTCACCTTGCGCGGCTCGGCGCCGTCGCCCTGCTCCTTACCATGGCTCTGCCGCAGATGGCTCAGCAGTTTGAGCTTTTCCGCATCGCTGAGCATGTCGTCCGCGCTCGCCACCTGCAGCCCCGCATCCCCGAGCTGCGTCAGGAGCCGCTCCAGCGGGATGCCCACCACTTCCGCCAATTGCCTTACCGTCACGTCACTCATACTTCTCGCCCCGCTCTCATTCAATTCCCTAGCCTTCCGCAAACCAAGACGCCCGGGCCTTCATGATCAGACTGCCGGCCCGCTCCTCGTCCATGCCCGGCACCTCCATCAACTCATCAACGGACTGCTCGGCCAGGTCATCCACCGTCCGCACGCCGTGACTGGCGAGCAAAAAGGCCAACTCGCGGTCCATGCCCTCCATTTCCAGGAGTTCCTGGGTCGGCTCCACGGACTCGAGCTTCTCCTCGCTGGCGATGGCCCGAATCAGCAGGGCATCCCGAGCGCGGTTGCGCAGCTCCTCGACGATGTCCTCATCGAATTCCTCGATTTCCAGCAATTCCTTTGCGGGCACGTAGGCCAGTTCCTCGACGCTGGAAAAACCTTCCCGCACCAGTATTTCCGCGACATCCTCATCCACCCCCAACTGCTCCACGAAATCGTTGAGCAGGTTCAAGGCCTCGGCTTCGTTCTTCTCTTCCGCCTGGGTGGCGCTCATCACGTTCAGCTCCCAGCCGGTGAGCTCCGAGGCCAGGCGCACATTCTGACCGCCGCGGCCTATGGCCTGGGACAGATTCTCATCGGCCACCGCCACATCCATGCTGTGCTTGTCCTCATCCACCACGATGGAAACGATTTCAGCGGGAGACATGGCGTTGATCACAAACTGGGCTTCGTTTTCGTTCCACAGGATGATGTCCACGCGCTCGCCGGCCAGTTCGTTGGAAACCGCCTGTACCCGCGAGCCTCGCATGCCCACGCAAGCGCCTACCGGGTCCAGGCGCGGGTCATTGCTCTTCACCGCCACCTTGGCGCGCACGCCCGGGTCACGCGCGGCGCCCATGATCTCGATCACGTTCTCGCTGACTTCCGGTACTTCCAGGCGGAAAAGCGCCACCAGCAACTCCGGGGCGGTACGTGTGACGAACAACTGCGGCCCGCGTGCCTCGGGGCGCACCGCGCGGAGGTAACCGCGCATGCGGTCGCCGTTGCGCACCGCTTCGCGCGGGATCATCTCTTCCTTTGGAATCAGCGCCTCGACATTGCCGCCCAGGTCCAGATAGACGTTGCCGCGTTCCACGCGCTTGACCACGCCGGTCACCAGTTCGCCGACGCGGTCCTTGTAGGCATCAACGATCTTTTTGCGCTCGGCCTCCCGCACTTTCTGCACGATGACCTGCTTGGCGGTCTGCGCGGCAATGCGGCCGAAATCGATGGATTCGATGGGCTGTTCCACGTAGCCACCCAGTTCCGCTGCCGCGTCCAGCTTGCGCGCGTCTTCGAGGAACATCTGGGTATCGGGGTCCTCGATGCCATAGTCATAATCATCGTTGGGCTCGACCACCAGCCAGCGGCGGAAGGTTTCATAGTCGCCGGACTTGCGGTCGATGGCGACACGCACGTCGATTCGGTTATCGTGCCGCTTCATGGTTGCGGTACGCAGGGCGTCCTCTATGGCGCTGAAGATGACGTCCTTTTCGATGTCTTTTTCGTTGGAGACGACATCCACCACCAGCAAAATTTCTTTATTCGCCATCGACTCTCATCCTTTCCTGGTTTTCTGCTCAAACTCGGGCACTATCCGGGCCTTCTCTATGGATTCAAACGGTATCGCGTAGCGGGCTCCATCCTCTTCCAGGTGCACGGTCCCGCCTTCAATCGCCAGCAGCCGGCCCTTGAAGCGCCGCCGCCCCTCGACGGGACGCAGCACCTGAATGCGCACCAATGCACCCACGAAGCGCTCAAAGTGTTCCGGGGTGAACAGCGGCCGGTCCATGCCCGGGGAGGAAATCTCCAGCTGATAGTTGCCTGGGATCGGATCCTCCACGTCGAGCACACCGCTGAGTTGGTGGCTCACACGTGAGCAATCATCCACGCCGATCCCGGCTTCACGGTCGATGTAGACCCTGAGGATGCGCTGGTGCGAATCGAATTCCACGCCCACCAGCTCATAGCCCAGGCCTGTCACCACCGGTTCCACCAGCCGGGTCAAACGTTCCGGCATTTTCATCAAGACACCTGAATTGCAGCCACAAAAAATGGGCGCAAGGCCCATTGTTGTTATTTTTCCCGTTAAAAACGAAAAAAGCCCATAAGGGCCACTTCCGGACTCGGCACTCCACCAGCAACGCCAGCGGGCAGCCCGGCTTACGCTAAAGATGGCCTACTATACCAGAGTGCCCGGACGAATTAAAGTCCAAGTTGCCGGCTACGGCGCCAGGGCGGAACCTGCAATCGACGGTGGCATTGAAATTCACGGCGGGAGCAATGCAGATCATGAAAACAGAGTATGAGAAAGTGCAGCCTTATCAAACCAAGGATGGTTCAGAAATCCGCGAACTCATGCACCCTGCCCTGCATGGCAACCGCCGGCAGAGCCTGGCGGAGGCCGTCGTCGCGCCGGGCGCCACCACCTTGCTGCATCGCCATCACGAAACCGAGGAACTGTATCACATCACCCACGGGCACGGACTGATGACCTTGGGCGATGCACGTTTCGAGGTAAAGCCGGGCGATACAGTGGCCATTCTCCCAGGCACGCCGCACCGAATCGAGAATACGGGACATAACCCCCTGCACATACTGTGTGCCTGCTCGCCGCCTTATGCCCACGACGATACCGAAATCCTGGTCCAGGATTTAGCCTGAAAGGCCCGCAGCCTGTGCACCCGCATGCGAGACCTCGCGCTTTTCGCTATAGTGCCCGGGTTTCGACCCTGCTGCCCTCGAGGATGATCCAGATTCTGCTGCCCCTGCTCATCGCGCTGCAACTCGCCCCTGCCTGGACAGCCGCCGCCGAACGGGACGCAGATGAGCCGGCCACCAGCGCCTTGGCCGCACCAGCGTCGAGCGCCGGAGCGGCCACCGTAAGCCTGAGCGATGACGGCCAGGCCCTGGCCGGCATACAGACCGCCCCCCTGCAGGCGCTGGAACTGGAGGATGAGTCCCGTGCTTACGGCAAGGTGCTGGACATGCAGGAATTGCTGAGCCTGCGCGCGCGCTACCGCGCCGCCCTGTCGGAACTCACCATCGCCGAGGCCCAGTTCAAGGTGGCGCGGAGCAGCTACGAACGGATTTCTCATCTGCATCGGGAGTCCATCATACCCACCCGCGATCTGATCCAGGCCGAGGCGCAACTGGCATCGGAACAGGCGCGCTGCGAAGGTTTTCGCCGCAATCTGCAGGAGGTGCGCGAAGAGGCGCTGCAATCCTGGGGTGGAGAACTCTTCCGCCAGGCCGTCGAGCGCGAATCGCCCCTGTTTCACAGCCTGCTGGAGCGCTCACGCGTGCTGCTGCTGGTAAGCCTGCCTCCGGGCCATGCCAGGCCCGAGACGTACCGTCGAATCAAGGTCGCGCTATCGGGAGAGCGCCAGCAGGCGCGGGAAGCCGAACTGGTTTCCCCGGCCCCCCGTACCGACGAAACCACCCAAGGCGAAACCTGGTTCTACGCCGCGCCTGCTGCCGGCCTGCGCTCAGGGATGCGCGTGGACATATGGCTTCCCGACGCGGGCGCGCGTCAAAGCGGCGTGCTCATCGCCCTGAGTGCCATCGTATGGCATGTAGGCCGTCCCTGGGCTTACATCCAGGCGGGTGCTACCCAGTTCGTACGCCGCCCCATCGGGCCCCACCGCGATCTCGGCGGCGCCTGGTTTGTCCAGCAGGGGTTCGAGGCCGGCGAATCCGTGGTCGTCGTCGGCGGACAGACCTTGCTGTCCGAGGAACTCCGACCGCAGACACACGCCAAAGACGGGGACGACGACTGATGCTGTCCACCGTCGTGCGCCTCGCCATCCGCCGCAGCGGCGTAGTGATGGCCGTGGCGCTATTGCTCCTGGCTTACGGCGGCTACCGCATCAAGGAAGCGAGTCTGGACATCTTCCCGGAATTCGCCGCCAAGCGGGTAGTGATTCAGACGGAGGCGCCAGGTCTCTCGCCGGAACAGGTGGAGAAACTGGTGACCCTGCCGCTGGAGCGCAGCCTGGCTGGCCTGCTGGGCCTTTTGACGATACGCTCCGAATCGCTGCAAGGTCTATCGGTGGTAACGCTGGTGTTCGACGAGGACACCGACGTCTACCGCAACCGTCAGATGGTCAACGAGCGCCTGACCCCGTTGCAGGGTCTGCTGCCGCCAGGCATCGGGCCGCCGGTCACGGTGCCGCTGTCTTCCTCATCGGCCACGGTGCTGACCTTGGGCCTGGAATCGGAAAGCCTGAGCCTCATGGACCTGCGCAGTCTGGTGGACTGGAACCTGGTGCCGAGACTGCTGTCGGTGCCGGGCGTGGCCGACGTCAATGTCTTCGGCGGTGACGTCCGCCAGTTGCAAGTGCAGATCGACCCCAACCGCCTCCGACGACTGGGCCTGGGCCTGAATGAGGTCCTGCTTGCGGCCCAGCAGGCCACCGGCATGCGCGGCGCCGGGTTCGTGGAAAATGACAACCAGCGCATCAGCCTGCAGGTGACGGGCCTGCCCGATGCCGCGGAGTCGTTGCGGGACGTGGTGCTGGCGCGCAAGGACGGCGTGAACGTGACCCTGGGCGATGTGGCCGAAGTTAAGGCGGCGCCGCGGGTTCCCATCAGCGCCGCCGCCATCGGCGGGCGGCCCGGCATCGTGATGATGGTCATCGGCCAGTACCAGGCCAACACCCTGCGCGTCTCCCGCGACGTAGAGGCGGTGCTCAAGACCTACGAGCCCTTGCTCGCGAAGCAGGGCATCCGCCTGCATCCTCACCTTTTTCGCCCCGCCGACTACATCGAACGCTCTCTG
The genomic region above belongs to Methyloterricola oryzae and contains:
- a CDS encoding efflux RND transporter periplasmic adaptor subunit yields the protein MIQILLPLLIALQLAPAWTAAAERDADEPATSALAAPASSAGAATVSLSDDGQALAGIQTAPLQALELEDESRAYGKVLDMQELLSLRARYRAALSELTIAEAQFKVARSSYERISHLHRESIIPTRDLIQAEAQLASEQARCEGFRRNLQEVREEALQSWGGELFRQAVERESPLFHSLLERSRVLLLVSLPPGHARPETYRRIKVALSGERQQAREAELVSPAPRTDETTQGETWFYAAPAAGLRSGMRVDIWLPDAGARQSGVLIALSAIVWHVGRPWAYIQAGATQFVRRPIGPHRDLGGAWFVQQGFEAGESVVVVGGQTLLSEELRPQTHAKDGDDD
- a CDS encoding cupin domain-containing protein, with the translated sequence MKTEYEKVQPYQTKDGSEIRELMHPALHGNRRQSLAEAVVAPGATTLLHRHHETEELYHITHGHGLMTLGDARFEVKPGDTVAILPGTPHRIENTGHNPLHILCACSPPYAHDDTEILVQDLA
- the nusA gene encoding transcription termination factor NusA, translated to MANKEILLVVDVVSNEKDIEKDVIFSAIEDALRTATMKRHDNRIDVRVAIDRKSGDYETFRRWLVVEPNDDYDYGIEDPDTQMFLEDARKLDAAAELGGYVEQPIESIDFGRIAAQTAKQVIVQKVREAERKKIVDAYKDRVGELVTGVVKRVERGNVYLDLGGNVEALIPKEEMIPREAVRNGDRMRGYLRAVRPEARGPQLFVTRTAPELLVALFRLEVPEVSENVIEIMGAARDPGVRAKVAVKSNDPRLDPVGACVGMRGSRVQAVSNELAGERVDIILWNENEAQFVINAMSPAEIVSIVVDEDKHSMDVAVADENLSQAIGRGGQNVRLASELTGWELNVMSATQAEEKNEAEALNLLNDFVEQLGVDEDVAEILVREGFSSVEELAYVPAKELLEIEEFDEDIVEELRNRARDALLIRAIASEEKLESVEPTQELLEMEGMDRELAFLLASHGVRTVDDLAEQSVDELMEVPGMDEERAGSLIMKARASWFAEG
- the infB gene encoding translation initiation factor IF-2 → MSDVTVRQLAEVVGIPLERLLTQLGDAGLQVASADDMLSDAEKLKLLSHLRQSHGKEQGDGAEPRKVTLQRRTVSELKQGKVPGKGVKTVSVEVRKKRTYIKRSELPESSERRQEAEKARQALEDQQRELEAQETLRLQREEAQRQQALEEERKAREASELLERQRAEEKAAKEAEPMPVPQPPVVERAAPEPVAPPPPPPVPIPAVAPPVRPAAPPPAKAAEDLKRGKKKAPSFGDKSVRREEGREGPDLDDRRGKLKKGKSRGPVVMPEQRHGFEKPTAPVVRDVQVPESISVSDLALRMSVKATEVIKTLITKMGVMATINQTLDQDTAILVVEEMGHKAIAQAEDNLEAEIMASMADEETAELLPRAPVVTIMGHVDHGKTSLLDHIRKSRVAASEAGGITQHIGAYQVKTDHGSVTFLDTPGHAAFTAMRARGARVTDIVVLVVAADDGVMPQTREAVEHSRAAGVPIVVAINKIDKQDADPDRVKQELVGLNVVPEEWGGDTQFVAVSAKTGVGIDELLDAILLQAEVLELKSPQKVAATGVVIESKLDKGRGPVADILVQKGVLRKGDFILCGQEFGRIRAMFNENGKPLKEAGPSTPVEILGLSATPNAGDDFVVVADERKAREIALHREEKSRTTKLAAQQAAKLEDVFSRMESAESIDLNLIIKADVQGSLEALRGSLVDLSTDKVKVKVVAGGVGGITESDANLALASSAIIIGFNVRADATSRKLIEERGVDLHYYSVIYDVIDEVKKSISGLLAPEYKEQIVGIAEVRDVFRSPKFGAIAGCMVTEGFVKRNLPIRVLRENVVIYEGQLESLRRFKDDVGEVKMGMECGIGVKNYNDVKTGDQIEVFEKVLVQRAS
- the rimP gene encoding ribosome maturation factor RimP, which gives rise to MKMPERLTRLVEPVVTGLGYELVGVEFDSHQRILRVYIDREAGIGVDDCSRVSHQLSGVLDVEDPIPGNYQLEISSPGMDRPLFTPEHFERFVGALVRIQVLRPVEGRRRFKGRLLAIEGGTVHLEEDGARYAIPFESIEKARIVPEFEQKTRKG